In bacterium, the DNA window AACATAAAGGTCGCCGCTGTAATCACGGATTATGTAGTGCATTCTTATTGGATAAATGATGAGGTTGATATGTATTTTGTGCCGTCCCGGGAAGCCGCAGACCGCCTTATTGAGGAAGGTATCGCTGCTGACCGCGTATATGTATCCGGCATACCGATAGATTTAAGGTTCAGCGATAATACAGATAAGCCAAGGGCAAAGATAAAACTTGGATTGCCGGCGTCAAAATCACTGGTTACCATTATGGGAGGAGGGTACGGCTTAGGGTCTCTTGAAGATGTAATAACTGAACTATTGAATATTTCCGGTGAAACATTTTTGCTTGTTATAGCCGGAGGTAATAATAAGCTGTATGAAGCGCTTAACAGGGATTATGGCAGCAGAGAGAATATCAGAATAACAGGATATACCGATGAAATAAATATTATAATGGATGCTACTGATATATTGATATCCAAACCCGGGGGCATAACTTCGGCGGAAACCATGGCAAAAGGAGTCCCGATGATTATAAATTCTCCGTTACCGGGACAGGAGAAGTCAAATGCCAGATACTTAAGCGATAAAAACGCCGCGTTGTTATCAAGGAACGCGAAGGATGCCGGTGATTTGACAAAAAAACTGCTTACAGGCGAGATCGACAAGAAAAATTTAGTTGAAAATGCTTTAAAAATCGGGAATTTAAAAAGCGCCGGGATAATATCACAAAAAATAAATGAATTATGGTTAAGATAATATATTTTTCTTTACTGCATTTTCTGGCTTTGCATCTGCCCAGGAGGATAAGCTATGCGATAGCATGGTTTATTGCGAATTTGAATTTTTTTCTTAACAGAGCGAGCAGGAGAGGCGTTATCGCAAATTTATCCGTAATAATGGAGTTTAAAGGCAGAGACATCAGGGATAATTCAACAAAGAGGGAAATAAAAGGAATAGCCAGAAGGACTTTTATTAATTTCGGGAAATATCTTGTTGATTTTTTCGGGGCCGGGAATTTAACCAGGGATTTTATCAACAGAAAAATTGAGATAAACGGTTTAGAAGCGCTGGACAAAACGATTAAAAATAACAAAGGCGGTATTTTTGTTTCAGTTCATCTGGGTAATTGGGAGTTGGGCGCCATAGTTCTTGCGCTGCTGGAATATCCTATAAATGTTGTGGTATTGCCGCATAAAAATAAAAAAGTGGATGGATTATTTGTTGAAAAAAGGACAAGTAAACATGTAAAAGTTATCCCCATAGGGTATGCTCTCAGAAGATGTTTTGAAGCGTTAAGAAAAAATGAGATTGTGGCCGTATTAGGCGACAGGGATACTACTTTAAACGGGGAAGTGCATAAATTTTTCGGAAAAAGATGTATTTTGCCCAAAGGCTCTGTAGACATCGCGTTGCGGACAGGTTGTAATATAGTATTTGGGTTTTTTGTCAGGAAATCATATGATAAATACCTATTTGAGATTAACGGCCCGATAGAGGCTGATAAGAATAATATATCGAGAGATGAATTGTGGGACAAGATAATCGTGAAAATGGAAGAAATGATTTTAAAATATCCTGACCAGTGGTTTGTTTTTTATCCTTTATGGAGTTGATGGCAGATGGAAATAATCGCTTTAATCAGCGCGTTTAATGAAGGAAGATATGTTGCGGGCGTAGTCGGGAAAGCGAAAAAGTACTGTAAAGAGATAATTGTTGTGGACGACTGCTCAGAGGATAATACATCCGATGAAGCAAAATCGGCGGGGGCGGCTGTTTTAAGGCATGATATCAATAAAGGCAAAGGCGCGGCGATAGGAACGGGGCTTAGTTACCTGGCGGGGAGAAATTTTGATGCGGTCGTGCTGATGGATGGTGACGCCCAGCATGACCCGGATGACATTCCGGTGTTAGCCGAATGTATGGAAAGGACCGCTGCCGATATTGTAATAGGTTCCAGGATGCATAATCCGGAAGATATGCCGTTGATAAGATTGCTTACCAATAAGTTTATGAGCTGGATTCTCAGAAAGTATACGAAAATCAGTTTAAGCGATACGCAATGCGGGTTCCGTCTCATCAAGAAACATGTAATAGATAATTTAAGCTTAAATTCCGATAAGTTTGAAATTGAATCAGAACTTATCATTAAAGCGGCGGCAAAGAAGTTTAAAGTGTCTGAAGCTCCTGTAAAGACAATTTACGGTTCTGAAAAGAGCAAGATAAGACCTTTCAGAGATACTTTGAGATTTATAAAATTTATGCTGTCTGTTAAAAAAGGGCAAAATGCGGAATTTACAGGAAAATGATTTTTCCGAACAAAGAAGGGAAATGGTACATGGCCAGCTCATGGCCAGGGATATATATTCTGAAAAGGTAATAAAAGCTTTTTTGTCCGTCAGGAGAGAATTATTTGTGCCTGAAGAATCCCGTGAGCACGCGTACAGGGATTTTCCTCTGGGAATAGGATTCGGACAGACTATTTCTCAGCCGTATATAGTAGCTTTAATGACACAGGCGGCAGATGTTTTTGAAGGGTCAAAAATATTGGAAATCGGGTCAGGCTCCGGGTATCAGGCCGCAATACTGGCTTATATGGGAGCGGAAGTTTACTCTGTTGAGAGAATACAGGGCTTGAAAGAACTGGCTGAGCGAAACTGCGGGAAAGCCGGTTTCCCTGCAGTCAAATTTAAAATCGGAGATGGGAGTCTCGGTTGGCCCGAATACGCTCCTTACGATATAGTCATCGTTACCGCGGCTTCTCCCCATATTCCGGGAGAACTTGTTAATCAGCTTAAGGAGAATGGCAGGATGGTTATTCCTGTGGGCGGGTCGGCGGTTCAGGATTTATTATTGGCCCGAAAAAAAGATAATAATATTATTAAGCAAAAATTATGCGGCTGCAGGTTTGTTCCTCTTATAGGAGAAGATGCTTGGAAAGATTGAATTTTTACGTTACTCTTGTTTTATTAGTTGTTTTTTGCGGGTTATCCTATGCTCAGGAAGACAGTATAGGATACAGGATAGCGGATGACCTTCAAAAAAGGGGAATTTCGCAGGAATCCGCCGTATTGATAATCGCCGCCCTGCCGATTGTCGAACTCAGAGGTTCCATCCCGGTGGCTCACCTTATGGGAATGGAACCGTTTAAAGCGTATCTCATTTCCATAGCGGGTAATATGATACCCGTGATTCCGATAATACTCCTTCTCGGGCCTTTAACCGAGTGGCTGTCTAAATTTCCCTTCTGGAGAAAATTTTTTGACTGGTTTTTCAAAAGGACGAAAGCAAAAGCTTCCCTGGTTGAGAAGTATAAAGCCGTAGGACTCGCGTTATTTGTCGCCATACCTCTCCCTGTTACGGGCGCATGGACAGGGTGCGCGGCGGCATTTCTTTTTAAGGTGAAACCGGTTTATGCGTTTATTTCAATTCTGGCGGGGGTTTTGATAGCGGGTGTAATTATGAGTGTCATTGCGATTCTGGGATGGATAGGTTTTGCAATCGCCGTAATTGTGCTTGGATGTTTGTTTATGAAAGTGGTTTTTAATATTTTAAGAATAAAACGGAAAAGCGTTGTATGAGGTTGAAACATGGTCGGAGCGGGGGGATTCGAACCCCCGACCTCAGCGTCCCGAACGCTGCGCGCTAGCCAAGCTGCGCTACGCTCCGACAGGTTTGGTTTTCAAACGACAAATTATATAGATTTATTTTTTTAATTTCAACTTTCTTTTACGGGCGCCTTTTTTAGAAAGGAGATTTTTCGTATGCAGGTCTTAATAATGTATTTTTCAAAAACAGGGAACACTAAATTACTGGCTGAACAGATAGCTAAAGGCGTTGAATCGCGGAAAGGCGTGAAATGCATAGTGAAGCCGGCCGGAGAGGTTACAAAAGAGGATTTTCTGGGTTCTGGCGCGATTGTCGCCGGTTCCCCGGTGTATTTTGGTTCTATGGCGGCGGAATTGAAAGAAGTTTTTGACAGGTTTGTGGGTCTGAGAAAGAAGATGGAAAATAAAATCGGAGCCGCGTTTGCGACTTCGGGAGACGGGTCCGGAGGCAAGGAAACGACGGTTTTTTCCATAATTCAGGCAATGCTTATATACGGTATGATAATTGTCGGAGACCCGATGGATGCTACGGGGCATTACGGCGTGACCTGTGTGGGAGCTCCGGATGCGGAAACGGAAAAAAACGCGTTCAAATTCGGCGGGAGAATAGCCGAACTGGCGGCGAAACTTGGGGTTTGGGAGAAAACAAATATATGAATATGGGAAGGAAAAGCGGCATATTGCTCCATCCTACTTCAATTTGCGGAAAATACGGGATAGGGGACTTGGGACCCGAAGCGTATCATTTTATCGATTTCCTTTATAATTCGGGGCAGAAGCTTTGGCAGGTCCTGCCTTTGAATCCACCGGGTTACGGCGAGTCTCCATACCAGTGTTATTCCGCTTTTGCGGGTAATATCATGTTAATAAGCCCCGATCTTCTTTTTGAAAACGGTCTTTTGGAAAAAAAGGATATCGCGGACATCCCCGATTTTGCGCCTGACAGGGTTGAATTCGAAAAAGTAAAAAAAATTAAAATGAATTTACTGAAAAAAGCATATGATAGTTTTAAAAAAACGGAAAATCATGGATTGTCCGGTGATTTTGCCTCGTTTTGCAGGGACAAAGCATGGTGGCTTGAAGATTATGCGCTCTTTATGTCATTCAAAAACCTGTTCGGAGGAGCGGACTGGAATGAATGGGAAAAAGATATTGCCCGGAGAGAAGGAACTGCAATGGAGAAAAAAGCCGTTTCAATCCGCGACGAGGTGGAATCTCAGAAATTCTGGCAGTACCTTTTTTTCAGGCAATGGTTAAAATTGAAGGGGTATTGCCGTGAAAAAGGCATAAGTATTATAGGGGATATCCCGATTTTTGTATCTCACGACAGCGCGGATGTGTGGTCCCATCCCGAACTTTTCAGGCTTGACGCCGATGGCTGCCCAACGGTGGTCGCGGGAGTTCCGCCGGATTATTTCAGCGCTACAGGCCAATTATGGGGAAACCCTATATATGATTGGGAAAAAATGAAAGCCGGCAATTATCAGTGGTGGATAGACAGGTTTAAAAATCTGTTTGAGCTGGTTGATATAGTGAGGCTGGATCATTTTCGCGGATTTGAGGCTTATTGGGAAGTTTCCGCTGATGAAGAAACAGCTGTTAACGGCAGGTGGGTTAAAGGTCCCGGAGAGGATCTTTTCAATGTTCTTCAAACGGCGCTGGGAGAAATGCCCATTATAGCCGAAGATCTGGGGTTTATTACGCCGGAAGTCGAAGCGTTGCGCGATAAATTCGGGTTTCCCGGAATGGCTATATTGCAATTTGCGTTCGGAAAAGATTCTCATGAGTCAACTTTCAGGCCCCATATGTTTAAGAAGAATTTAGTGGCTTATACGGGAACCCACGATAATAACACGGTTGTGGGTTGGTGGAAAGGCGGAAAGCATGACAGCACGAGAAGCGCGGCAGACATCAGGGAGGAAAGGAAAAACGCCGGGGCTTATCTCAACACGGACGGAACGGATGTTAACTGGGCTTTTATAAGGGCTCTTATGGTCTCGGTTGCAAACTTCGTTATTTTTCCCCTTCAGGATATTATGGGGCTCGGCAGTGAGGCGCGCATGAACATTCCGGCTACGTCGGAAGGGAATTGGGCATGGAGATACTCCGGAGATATGCTGAAAGACAAATACGGGAAAAAGCTAAAAGATTTTTGCGTGATTTATAGAAGATGATATCTTGAAACGCTTCTTTTAAATATATATAATCTTATTATGCCGGAAAGAAGAGCGCATATTTTTTATTCAGGTTCTGTCCAGGGAGTAGGTTTCAGGTTTACGGTTTCAAGACTGGCAAGCCGCTATAACCTTTCAGGCTATGTAAAAAATCTTTCCGATGGAAGAGTTGAGATGATGCTGCAGGGAGAAGAAAAAAACATATCCCTTGTGATTAATGATATAAAAGACAATCGTTTTTCAGGGTATATAAGGGACACGGAAGTACAATGGCTGGAACCGTCAAAAGAATTTACCCGGTTTGAGATATTATTTTAAAGAATCCATATGAACAGCGTTATAGTTACAATTGCTAAAAATACATTTGTGGAAGCCTTCCGAAAAAGGATCTTTCAGGTTATTTTTATTTTTTCAATCCTGATAATTCTTTCCACACAGTTTTTTACTTTTTTTACCTTTGGGGAAGAGGTTAAGATACTGAAAGATATCGGGATGGCGGGAATTACATTTTTCTCGCTGATAATTTCGCTTGTCATAGGAAGCTCGTGCATACAGACGGATATGGAAAAGAAAACCATATATACGGTTCTCTCCTATCCCGTTTCAAGGAAAGAATATATTTATGGCAGGGCGGCAGGTGTTTTCTGCTATATTATTTTTGCTGTATTTATCCTGTCAATGGTTTTCTATACGGCATTGAGCGTAAAAACATATTTTATAGGGCAGAAATTCGGGGAAGACGCCAGATTCAATTTTGTAACTTTTTCCCATAATATTGAGTTGTTAAAGGGTGTCTGGCTGATAATTGTAAAGTGTTTTATTATTATTTCCATAGCGCTGCTGTCAAGCATGTTTTTCCAGCAGACATTCACGATTATAGTGTGTTTTCTGGCGTATATACTGGGGCATTTAACCGGTTTTATCGCTAATATGGCAGCGTCGACAGGCAAAATATTCGGGTATCTGATGACCGGTTTTTATTATATCTTCCCCAACCTGGAATTTTTTAATGTTTCTGATTACATAAGCGTGGGCAAACATATATCCGCATCGTATATTCTGCTGGTTACTATATACGGGATTATCTATTCCTTAATGTTAGTTTTGATTACGGCAAAAGTGTTTGAAAAAAAGGATATGTAAAATGGAAAATGTAATAGAGATAAGATCTCTTAAAAAGGTTTACCGTGATTTCTGGAACCGCCCGAAAGTCGTAGCGGTAGACGGGCTGGATTTATCGGTCAGAAGAGGCGAAATATTCGGAATACTCGGCCCCAACGGCTCGGGCAAGACAACGACTTTGAAATTATTACTGGGGCTTATATTCCCTTCTTCCGGCTCAATCAAAATTATGGGAGTATCGCCGGAAAATATGGAATGTAAAAAAAATATCGGTTATATGCCGGAAGAATCTTATCTGTACGGGTTTCTTAATGCCGATGAAATACTGGACTTCTACGGAAAACTTAACGCTATGCCCGAAAAACTGAGGAAGAAGAGAATAGATGAAGTCCTGGATCTTGTAGGGCTTACAGAAGCGAGGAAAAGGCGGGTTGAGGACTATTCAAAAGGCATGTCGAGAAGAATAGGACTTGCGCAGGTCCTTTTGAAGGACCCGGAGTTAGTCCTGCTGGATGAACCTACAATCGGGTTGGATCCCATTGGTTCCAGGGAAATCAAGGATATCATTAAAGGCCTTAAAGACCGCGGTAAAACCGTGCTGTTATCTTCGCATCTTCTTGCCGAAGTCCAGACGATATGCGACAGGATAGCGATATTGTACAGGGGAAAACTTGTGGAGGAAGGAAAGGTGGAAGACCTGTTGACAGTAAGCAATGAAACGGAGATCATCACCTCCGGCCTGAAGACGGTAGAGGTCGAGAAGATTAAGGAACTTGTAAATAAACTGGGAGGAAATCTGATATCCGTCGGACATCCTAAAGAAACATTGGAAAGCCTTTTTATTAAACTTATCAGAGAAAAATCGGGGAAGGACAGTTGAGAAAGATAAAATTTCCGGCGATATATATTATTATAGTGATCTTTATGCTTTTGATTACTTGTATCCTGCAGTCTAAACCGGGACTTATGCCGGAGCTGTATTGGACATATTTTAGGGCGGCGGCTTTATTTGTGCTTGTTTTTCTTGTGCCTCTTTTTAACCGGAAAATCAGGGCAATCGCGCAGTCGGTCTTAAAAGAGGAAATAAGGAAAAAAACTCTTTATGTTATCCTGTTTTTTATGGTTCTGCTGGTCGGCATCATACATATTTTCGGTAAAATCGCGCCGGGAAACCAGCACCTATTCATTTCGGAATTAGGCCTTTCAGGGATGACTATGTTCGGGCTGCTCTTCGGTATTTTTATGGCGTCAACCGCCATATATAAGGAAATGGAGAAAAAGACGGTTTACGTGATGCTTTCCTATCCTGTCAGCAGGCAGGAGATAGTAATGGGTAAGTTTATAGGCAATGTCATATCGGTTACCCTGTTTTCATGTGTTCTTTCAGTTGTATTTATCCTGTCGCTTTTGCTCAGGTTTGGATTTGAGAAGTTTGAACTTATGCTCCTTTATTCATGCGTCGGCTTGATGATAGAATTTATGCTTATAGTCGCGATAGCCATAACCACTTCAACACTGCTTTCTACCATTTCAAATTTTATTTTTGTTTTTATTGTTTTTATACTTGGGCATATGACAGAACAGATTACCCATATTACGGGCAGGGTGGAGGCCGATTCGATTAAAAGCGCGGGAAATATGCTTTTGAAAATCCTACCGGACTTCAGTAGATTTGAATTTAAGGATATGCTTAATCTCGGAGAGGTAGTTGATGTAAATACCCTGATATCTTCGTTTGGTTATGCTTTATTATATTCCGCGGTAATGGTATCGATGGGAATGCTTATTTTCAGAAAAAGGGAAGTGGACCGCCTGTGAAACCCGGAAAAGTAATATTTATTTCCTTTATTATTTTTATGCTGGTGCTGCTGTATTATATCCAGTTGAAAATAATAAATGTGAGAGAAGAGGAAAAACTTTACAGCCGTATTTATCTGCATCCGGGAGAACAGGTTACCGGTATTTTGCTCGGCGGGTTCAGGGGCGTCGCTGCCGATATGCTGTGGATTCAGATAGATGAATACTGGCATCATGGGCAATGGTATAAATGCCTTCCTCTTTATAAAGCGGTTGCTTATCTTCAGCCCAATTTTCTGGATGTGTGGTCCGTTGGCGCATGGCACATGGCCTATAATATCTGCCATGAGGCGAGCGTAAGCCCTTACAGGACTGTCGAGGAAAGAATGAAAGACCAGTATTTCTGGGTTCGGGAGGGGCTTGATTTCCTGAAATTGGGAATAGAGAATAACCCCGATGTGTTCAATGTTTATTTTGAATTGGGATGGACATATTTCAATAAAGTAAAAGATTATCGGAATGCCGCGCGTTATTTTAAAGATGCAATGCGGTACGATTGCCCGTTATATGTCAATAGGCTCTATGCGCATGCCTTATATGAAGCGGGTGATATCGAGGGGGCTAAAAAGGCATGGAAAGAAATCATAGATGAAATGAAGGACAAAGAGAAGGAAGCTCCTTTAAATACGCAGGAAAATTTCCATAGAAATATTGCCGAAAGGTTTTATAACAAGATTAAGAATGAACCGGTCAAATAAATCATGAGAGTATGTTTGATAGGAGATATACACAGTAACCTCGAAGCTTTGAACAAAAGTCTCGAAATAATCAAATCGGAAAAGCCGGATAAAGTATTTTTTGTCGGGGACCTTGTCGGGTACGGGGCAAATCCTTCTGAATGCATAAAACTTGCCCGCGAAAGATTTGATGTATTAATTGCGGGAAATCACGATTATGTGGCTTCGGGAACTCAAAGATGTGAAAATTTCAATCCCCAGGCGACTCATGCGGTGAACTGGACTTCCGAGATGCTGAGCTTCGAGGAAAAAAGTTTTTTGTCATCTCTGCCGCTGATTTATGATAAGAATGATATATGCCTTGTGCACGCATCGTTGCCCAGGCCTGAAGAGTGGCGTTATATGTTCGATCTTACTGAAGTCGAGAAAACCGCGAAGTATGCTTCCGGGAGGTTGATTTTTGTAGGGCATTCCCATGTCCCCATGATTCTTGAGATATCCGATGAGATAATTAAGCGTAAGGTAAATCCCGAACAAAAACTGAAAAAAAACGTCAGATATATAATAAATGTGGGATCTGTAGGCCAGCCAAGAGACGGCGATCCGAGGATTTGCATGGTTTTTTATGATGAAGAGAGTAATACACTGGAGTTTCAGCGCCACGAATACAGCATAAAAACCGCCCAGAATAAGATACTCGATGCCGGCCTGCCTGAAATGCTGGCATTAAGGCTTGGTTTTGGTAAATGAAAAAATTCTTATTCTTCTGGGTTCCTGTATTGGTGTGGGCTGTTATTATATTACTCATATCCTCCATACCTTCATCCAGGCTGCCTGAGATAAAATTGTTTTTTTTGGATAAAATCGTGCATTTTTCCGAATACTTTGTGTTTTCCGCGCTTATGGCAAGGGCATTTTCAGGCGCATCTAAATTGAACTACAAAAGATATTTTGTGATTTCGTTGAGTTTTGCGGCTGTTTTCGCTCTCCTGGATGAAATACATCAGATTTTTCTGCCAACCAGGTCATTTGATTTATTGGATCTTTTTTTTGATCTCCTGGGCGCTTTTGCCGGGTTGATAGTTTATGAAAAATTGAAAGCGCTCTTAAAGGAAGAGGTCAGTATCAGTGAATAATAAAAGCGATAAATACCGGGAATTTTTGTATGACATTGATATCCACGGAGATCCCGTGAAAATAAAAAAGGACATTGAACGGCTCAGGGATATTATCAATTATCATAATAAGAAATATTATGAAGAGAATGCTCCGGTTATATCAGACGGCGAATATGACAGACTTTACTCCAGGCTTAAAAAGCTTGAAGAAACATATCCCCGGTTTAAGACAAAAGATTCGCCTACGCTAAAAATAGGCGAAAAAGTTTCCGGACTTTTCGAAAAAGTAAAACACGAAGTGCCTATGCTGAGCATAGAAAATACATATTCCGAGGAAGAGGTTGGTGCTTTTGATAAAAGGGTCAGAAAAATTTTAAACATTGATAAAGTTGAATATGAAGTTGAAGTAAAAATTGACGGCATATCGGCTTCTTTGCGCTATGAGCGGGGAAGCCTTATAAGGTGCCTTTCCAGAGGAGACGGAACCACAGGAGAAAATATCACCCGGAATATGAAAAATGTCGCAGGTGTTCCCGAAAATCTGAAGGGAATGAATGAAGTGGATGTCTTTGAAGTCCGCGGCGAAGTTTATATGGAGAAAAAAGCCTTTAAAAAGTTAAATGACAGTTTATCGGAGGCGGGAGAAAAATTTGCCAATCCGAGAAATGCGGCGGCAGGTTCATTAAAACTGAAAGACAGTAATATGGTCAAAGAAAGGCGTTTAAAATTTATAGCCCATGGAGTCGGGTCTGTTTCGGGATTTGATAAGGACAACCAGTATGACACGATCAGGACATTATCCGCAACCGGGTTTAAAGTCAGCCCGTGCTGTCGAAAAGCGGAATCGGCTCGGGAAATAATGGATGTTTGCAGGGAATGGGAAAAAAAGAGAGAGGAGCTGCCGTTTGAAATAGACGGCATGGTAATTAAGGTAAATGATTTCTCTATGAGAAAAAAGCTTGGTTCCACGGCGAAATCCCCGAGATGGTGTTTTGCGTTTAAATTTGCCGCGCAAAGAGCGAAAACAAAAATCCTGGACATCGAGTCAAGCGTGGGCAGGACCGGAAGGATAACTCCTGTGGCAATTTTGGCTCCCGTTCAGCTTTCAGGCACTACCGTGAGCAGAGCCAGTCTTTATAATCAGGATGAAATAGACAGGCTTGATATCCGGGTGGGAGATACGGTTATAATTGAAAAAGGCGGCGAAATAATACCGAAAGTTATAGATGTATTGAAGGATGAAACACCCGGCCGCGATAAAAACACAAAAAAATTTAAAATTGATGATATCTGTCCCGTCTGCAAAGGACCGGTTGCAAGGATAGGGGGAGAAGCCGGTTATTTTTGCGAAAATGTAAAATGCAAAGCGCAGTTAAAAAGGAGAATCGAACATTTTGCTTCAAGGAATGCCATGAATATCGAGGGATTGGGAGAGGCTCTTATC includes these proteins:
- the ligA gene encoding NAD-dependent DNA ligase LigA — encoded protein: MNNKSDKYREFLYDIDIHGDPVKIKKDIERLRDIINYHNKKYYEENAPVISDGEYDRLYSRLKKLEETYPRFKTKDSPTLKIGEKVSGLFEKVKHEVPMLSIENTYSEEEVGAFDKRVRKILNIDKVEYEVEVKIDGISASLRYERGSLIRCLSRGDGTTGENITRNMKNVAGVPENLKGMNEVDVFEVRGEVYMEKKAFKKLNDSLSEAGEKFANPRNAAAGSLKLKDSNMVKERRLKFIAHGVGSVSGFDKDNQYDTIRTLSATGFKVSPCCRKAESAREIMDVCREWEKKREELPFEIDGMVIKVNDFSMRKKLGSTAKSPRWCFAFKFAAQRAKTKILDIESSVGRTGRITPVAILAPVQLSGTTVSRASLYNQDEIDRLDIRVGDTVIIEKGGEIIPKVIDVLKDETPGRDKNTKKFKIDDICPVCKGPVARIGGEAGYFCENVKCKAQLKRRIEHFASRNAMNIEGLGEALIGIMVDKDIIKDFGDIYNLEKKDISSLERMGDKSAENLVNAVNESKKKPFRKVLFAVGIRHIGEKAAEQLASFFSNIDNLAAADKEKLMEVEDIGDVMAESIQDYFKIGENLRVLEKLKKAGLNFEEQKETMHYKKEFDGKTFVLTGTLASYSRTEAEEQIKMRGGKTSSAVGKNTDYVIAGEGPGSKAGKARSLGVKILTEKDFTDMLR